One segment of Buteo buteo chromosome 6, bButBut1.hap1.1, whole genome shotgun sequence DNA contains the following:
- the TIMM9 gene encoding mitochondrial import inner membrane translocase subunit Tim9: protein MAGQISESDQIKQFKEFLGTYNKLTENCFLDCIKDFTSREVKPEEMTCSDHCLQKYLKMTQRISMRFQEYHIQQNEALAAKAGLLGQPR from the exons ATGGCTGGACAAATATCGGAATCTGATCAGATCAAGCAG TTCAAGGAGTTTCTTGGAACATACAATAAACTTACAGAAAACTGCTTCCTGGATTGCATAAAGGATTTTACTAGCCGAGAGGTTAAACCAGAAGAG ATGACTTGCTCAGACCACTGCCtacagaagtatttaaaaatgacaCAAAGGATCTCCATGAGATTTCAGGAGTACCATATTCAGCAGAACGAAGCTCTGGCAGCTAAAGCAGGACTGCTTGGCCAGCCTCGTTAG